The DNA window CAAAGTAGCCGAGAGCGGCATCGGCTCGGGTTCGGACGTCGCCCGGCTCGCGAAGGCCGGGTTCGATGCCTTCCTGATCGGCGAGTCGCTGCTGCTCGCGGACGACGCGGCCGCGAAACTGGCCGAGTTGCTTTCGGCTTAGCGGCGTGTGGCGGGGCCCCGCAGCCTTCAGTCCGCGCTTTTCGGCGCCGGTCGGCAGAGCCTCCGGCCAGGGGACGCCTCGGGCTAGCAGGCCTGCGGAAGCTGGGCCCTCGGCTGCGCTCCGCTACGCGCAAACCGATCGTGACCTACGAATCGCCCTGCCGCGCGCTTGCGGAGAGCCCCCTGGCCGGGTGCCTGCCGAGCCGGCTGGCCTCAGCGCGTCGACAGCGATTCGAGAGTGGAAGGCTTCGGATTGCCGGTGCGAAGATACTCGATGGATTGAGAGTAGACGCTGCTGTGAAGAGGCCGGTCTCGACCTCGCCAGCGCCAAGCCTCTCGGCTCATGCGATCCGGCGGGCACTTGGAGGGATCGTCGCGGGCATCGAGGACACGATTCGTTCCTGTCCCCTCTCGACTGGTTTTCGGCAAGAATCGCTGCTCCTCGACTCGCCCTCCACTCGCTGCGCCGGATGCT is part of the bacterium genome and encodes:
- a CDS encoding indole-3-glycerol phosphate synthase; translated protein: KVAESGIGSGSDVARLAKAGFDAFLIGESLLLADDAAAKLAELLSA